AGAGAAAGGTATTGGTCAGTATTGCCCGGTTTTTCGTGGATTTCTTTGATACAAAACCAAAGGAATGACCTGCATTGCGGTTTCGTATGCAGGGAAAGGATAAGAAAAGAGAATAAATATGCACTATACTAAAAATGTCGATTTTTTATACAATAAAGGAATTCTATCTTTGGCCTATGATTTCAGAATAGAAATTAAAAGAGAGAATTCGGCACGAAGAAATTTGTGGCCATTTTTTCCATAGGCCGTAGTTTCGCTGCATTGCTTTTTACAGAAGCTAGGTTTTATAATTCTTTTTGCTGCACGGGTCGATAGAAATCTTTTGCAGAAAAGAAAGAAAAAGGCTGGCTGGCATCTCTTCGCCGTACAGTATTTTTTGATATGGATAGCATCGCTCTGCTAGACGAAAGATACTATACAAAGCGTCGGGAATGAAGGGGGATTTTTTGCTCAAATTTTGTAGGATTTGCTTGCGGCGCTTTCTATGAAAAAACAAGAAAGTATGTTATACTATTAAATGTTTGTGAATTTTTCAAAAGAGGTAATTGGATGGATATTAGAAATGACTTAAGAAACATTGCGATCATTGCGCACGTTGACCACGGTAAGACAACTCTGGTCGATCAGCTCCTGCGCCAAAGCGGTATTTTCCGCACCAATGAGTCTGTCGCCGAACGAGTGATGGATTCCAATGATCTGGAGCGTGAGCGCGGCATCACAATCCTTTCTAAGAATACTGCGGTAATGTACGACGGAACAAAGATCAATATTGTAGACACCCCCGGCCATGCTGACTTTGGCGGCGAGGTAGAGCGCATTCTGATGATGGTGGACGGCGTTCTGCTTTTGGTGGATGCTTTTGAGGGCTGTATGCCTCAGACTCGCTTTGTTCTGAAAAAGGCACTTGGCCTTGGCAAAAAACCGGTGGTCGTTGTTAACAAGATCGACCGTCCCGGCGCGCGCCCGCTGGAGGTTGTGGACGAGGTTCTCGACCTGTTTATTGAGCTTGGCGCAGATGAAAGCCAGTTGGAGTTCCCGGTGGTATACGCCTCGGGCCGCGATGGCTACGCAACGCTGGACCCGGACAAGCCCGGAGAGAACATGGTTCCCCTGTTTGAATCGATTCTGCAGTTTGTACCGGCTCCGCAGGGAGACCTGGAGGGCCCGGCGCAGGTGTTGTTTTCGAATATTGACTATGATGATTATGTCGGGCGCATCGGCATCGGCCGTGTGGAGCGCGGCAGAATCCGTGACGGCCAGAGCGTGGTACTGTGTGGCCATGAGGACGGAAACCGCAATTCCCGCATTGCGAAGCTGTATCAGTTCGAGGGCCTGAAACGAGTGGAAGTGACCGAAGCGGCACTGGGTGATATCGTGGCTGTTTCCGGCATTACAGACCTGAATATCGGCGAAACGGCCTGTGCGCCGGATTGCGTGGAGCCGCTGCCGTTCGTCAAAATAGACGAGCCGACGGTTTCGATGATGTTTATGGTCAACAACAGCCCGTTTGCGGGCAAAGAGGGCAAATTTGTTACCTCTCGCAACCTGCGTGACCGCCTGTTCAAAGAGGTGGAAACGAACGTGGCCCTGCGTGTGGAGGAAACGGATTCCGCAGATACCTTCAAAGTTTCCGGTCGTGGTGAGCTTCACCTTTCTATTTTGATTGAAACGATGCGCCGCCAGAATTACGAGTTTCAGGTTTCCCGCCCAAGCGTTATTTACAAGACGATTGGGGGCAAGCGCTGTGAGCCGATTGAGCTTTTGATGATTGAGGTGCCGGATCAGTACGTGGGTGCGGTTATGGAAAAGCTCGGCTCCCGCAAGGCTGAAATCGTTAATATGGGCACCCGTGAAAGCGGCGTGACACACATGGAATTTAAAATTCCCGCCCGCGGCCTGATGGGTTATCGTTCGGAGTTCTTGACAGACACGAACGGCAACGGCATTATGAATCATGTGTTTGATTCCTATGAGCCGTACCGCGGCGACATCGTACAGCGTGCCCAAGGCTCGCTGGTTGCGCACGAAACCGGCCCCTCCACGGCTTACGGTTTATTTGCCGCCCAGGATCGTGGCAGGTTGTTTATCGGCCCCGGCGTAGAGGTTTACGAGGGAATGGTTGTTGGTGCCAGCCCCAAGCAGGAGGACATTGCTGTTAACATCTGCAAGAAAAAGCATGCGACAAATACCCGTGCCTCCGGTTCTGACGACGCGCTGAAGCTGACGCCCTTTACGGTACTCAGCCTGGAGCAGTCTCTGGAATTCATCGCGGAGGACGAGCTTGTTGAGGTTACACCGAAGTCTGTTCGTATGCGCAAAATGGTTCTGAACAAAGAGCAGCGTATGAAGCAGGCCAATCGAAATAAATAAGAAAGCGCCGGAGAACGGACGGATACATCCGTCCGTCAAGCTCGGAGAAGCCAATGAAGCTGATTGTATTGGATTTGGAATGGAACGGTACCTATAGCCGCCGGCTAAAGGGCTATATCAATGAAATCATCGAATTCGGAGCCGTCAAGGTGGATGAAACCCTGACGGTTGTGGATACCTTTCACGCATTTGTCCGTCCTCAGGTGGGCAAGAAAATCAGCGGAAAAATCCGCAGCCTGACACGTTTGCGCAACGAAGATCTGGAGGACGGCATGCTCTTTATGCAGGTGGTCAGCCGGTTCAAAAAATGGGCGGGCGATGCAGTGCTTTTGACGTGGGGAACCTCCGATCTTTTGGCTTTAATTGAGAATTGCCGCTATTTTTGCGGTGACGGTCACATTCCTTTTTTGAAAAAATATGTGGATTTGCAGCGCTATTGCGAATCGCGGCTGCCGGGCATCGGCAGTATGCAGATGGGCCTTTCCACCTGCGCGCAGCTGCTGGGAATCGATGAGGAAGAATCGGAACATCACCGTGCTTTAAACGACAGCGTGCTTTCACTGGAGTGCTTTCGGGTGCTGTATCAGAAAGAGGCTTTCGAATCGATGATTCAGGATTCGGATGAGCCTGATTTTTATCCGCGGCTCACCTTTAAAACGGTCATTCTGTCCGATTGGGAGCATCCCCTTGTGCGGCAGGCAGATATGAGCATCCTTTGTGACCGCTGCGGCCTTGAGGCGGAGCAGCTGGATGACTGGATGGTGCGCAACAAGAGCTTCCGCGCCGATTTTTACTGCCCGCACTGTGACTACCGCTTTACCGGTCGCATTCAGTTTAAGCTGAAATACGACGGCCTGATTGTTAAGAAAAAGAACCTTCCGTTTCAGGAAGAACCGCAGGAGGAACTGGCGGAAGATGGAGAGGAACCGGCGGATTTAACGCTGGATTCTCAGAACATACAGGAGCAATCCTGAAAACAAAACGAACACAGGAGGGAAACGGTATGCTAAATCAAATGGAACTGCACGAGACAGACGGTGTGGAATACCTGACCTTTCCGCTTCTGGAGCAATACCCGCAGCTGCTGCACTCTTTTTCCACCAGGGTTGGTGGAGTGAGCGAGGGGGAATTTGAGAGCCTGAATTTCCGCAGAGGGGATTCGGAGAACAATATCCTTGAAAATTACCGGCGCATTTGCAGCGCAGTAGGGTATGACTTTAACGGACTCGTTGCTTCCGCACAGGATCATCATACCGTTCTTCGCTATGTGACGGAGCAGGAAAAAGGCATCGGTATCACAAAACCCAGTGACATGGAAAGTGTGGACGGCCTGTACACCGATGTTCCCGGCATCACACTGGTGACCAGCTATGCTGACTGCGTGCCGCTGTATTTTTTTGATCCCACGAGGAACGTGATTGCCCTGGCCCATGCCGGCTGGCGCGGTACTGTACAGCGGATCGGTGAAAAAATGACCGAAACTCTGTGCCGGCAGTTTGGCTGTAGTACACACGATCTTCTGGCGGGGATTGGGCCCTCCATTGGGCCGTGCTGCTATGAGGTGGACGAAACGGTGCGCGAGCAGGTAATGCAGCATGACGATCTTCTGCCGGAAGAGCTGTTGGCTGAGCAGGAGAACGGGAAGTATCTTCTCGATTTGTGGGAGTGCAACCGGCGGATTCTTGTACTGGCTGGTATTCCGGATGAGAATATTTCGGTGGGCGAGGTGTGTACGAAGTGCCACCCAGAGTTGTTTTTCTCTCATCGGCTGATGGGAGAAAAGCGCGGCGGTATGGTGGCAATGATGTGCCTGAGGGAGGCGCAGCCCCTTGACTCTTGAGGAATGTACGCTGTGTCCCCGACGCTGCGGGGTGCGCAGGGAGCCGTCTAAAGGCGGCGGCTTCTGTCATATGGGAAGTCATCCCGTTGTGGCGCGTGCGGCGCTTCATTTTTGGGAGGAACCCTGCATCAGTGGAACGCGCGGCTCAGGTACGGTGTTTTTTACTGGCTGTACCTTAGGCTGTGTTTTTTGCCAAAATTACGATATCAGTACCCGGCGGGAGGTTGGGCAAGAACTGACCGTGACGCAGCTGGCCGAGGTATTTCAGAGGCTGGTCGAGCAAGGGGCGCACAATATCAATTTGGTCAGCCCCACGCAGTTTGCGCAGCCGATTGCCGAGGCTCTCAAACTGCAAAAGCTGCCGGTACCTGTGGTATACAACAGCAGCGGCTATGAAACCGTTGAAACACTGAAAATGCTCGAGGGTTTGGTGGATGTGTATCTGCCCGATCTGAAATATGTAAGCTCCGAAATAGCCGCACGGTATTCCGGCGCGGCTGATTACCCGGACTACGCAAAGCGGGCGATTCTGGAAATGGTGCGCCAAACCGGGGAGGCCCGGTTTGACGAACAGGGGCTTCTCGTCAAGGGTACTGTGGTGCGCCATCTGATTCTGCCGGGCCATACGCGGGAATCGATCGCGGTGCTTGGTTGGCTGAAGGAGCATTTACCCACCGGCGTGCCAGTCAGTCTAATGGCGCAGTATGTTCCCTGCGGAAAGGCGGAGCAGTACCCGGAGATTAACCGTCCCATCACCGCGCGAGAATTCCATAAGGTAGAGGAATATCTGATGGAGTGCGGGCTGGACGGTTTTGTGCAGGAGCGTTCTTCCGCTCAGAAAACATATATTCCCCCGTTTCATCTGGAGGGCTTGGAGTTTCTTTCTGAATCAGAGTAATAAAAAACCTGCGCCCGATTTGTTGGGGCGCAGGTTTTTTTACTATGATTCTATTGAATATCAACCGCTATGAAATATTGCCAACCTTCTTCCTTGTATTCAGCGGAGGGAAGGTCACAATTCACATCAAAGCCTGAGTCTTACCTTATCAGTATCATGTTGGAATAAATACACGCTCTGAACCAGCCCAAAGCCAAGGTAAAAGCATGCAGTGGAAGAGCCTCCAGCGCTAAAGAACGGGAGGGTAACACCCATAACGGGCAGCAGGCTCAGGCACATGCCCACATTGAAAATCGTCTGCGACGCAATCATACCGAAAAAGCCGAAGCACATATACGAGCCCAGCGGATCGCTGGCTTTTCTGGCGCAGTACAGCACGGTAATCAAAAGCGCAAGAATGAGGATCAATACGAGTGAGGTACCGATAAATCCGAGTTCTTCCCCCGCAACGGAGAAGATGAAGTCGCTCTGCTGAACAGGGACACTGTTGCGGGCCACTCGTGGACCCTCGAACAGCCCGCGGCCAAAGAGTTGACCCGAGCCGATGGAGATTTTGCCTTGAATTTGCTGCAAGCCCGCACCGAGCGGGTCAGCCTCCGGATTCATTAGGTTAATCAGGCGGGTTTTCTGGTAATCTGCCAGAACATATTTCCACGCAAGAGGTGCGCCGATCAGCATGGCGCCGAAGACCAGCGCAAAGTAGCGCAGCTGTATTCCTGCCGCAAAGGACATGGCAAGAAACATGCAGAAGAAGATGACTGCCGCGCCGGTATCGCCCTGCATTTGTGTCAGCAGCATGGGGATTAGGGCATGTACACCAAGAGAAACCACATATAAGGGGTTCTTCAGCAAACCGCGTTCCTCCAAAACGGAAAGGTGCTTCGGGAACGTAATCATAAAACCGATTTTCGCCAGTTCAGACGGCTGAAAGGTAACACCGCCCGGCAGTTTGATCCACGCCCTCGCGTCAACGCCGGAGGAGCCGGAAGCGGAATGCCCGAAAAGCAGCGTATAGACAATCAGAAAAATACAAAAGCCCGCCACAAGGTACCAGTAATTCGAAATTTCCCGGTAATTCAGACGGGTTAGAATAATAGCGGCAACATATCCTAAAATCACAGCAACTAGCTGCGTATTAAAGTAGTTAACGCTGAATGCGCGGGTCACACTGGCCACCAGAAGAAGCCCATAAACAGAAATCGCTATCATCAACAGCCACAAGAGCTTGTTTGTTCGTCGAAAATACAATTGAAACGAATCTAGAGTTCTGGACATAATTTCACCTCGAGTCTTATTATAGGATGAACCGAGCGAAAGTTCAAGCAAATACTTTTAACCGGCTCCTGAATGTGGTATAATTCCTTTGATTATTCTTTGTGTTTGGCAGAGAATGCGGTATTAAATCAGTGGCTGGCCTGCGATCAGGATGCGCTGTTTTGGGCCGCCCTTTTGGAATCGTTAAGGAGGACTCTATTTTGCAGATTGTCACA
Above is a window of Faecalispora anaeroviscerum DNA encoding:
- the typA gene encoding translational GTPase TypA, whose amino-acid sequence is MDIRNDLRNIAIIAHVDHGKTTLVDQLLRQSGIFRTNESVAERVMDSNDLERERGITILSKNTAVMYDGTKINIVDTPGHADFGGEVERILMMVDGVLLLVDAFEGCMPQTRFVLKKALGLGKKPVVVVNKIDRPGARPLEVVDEVLDLFIELGADESQLEFPVVYASGRDGYATLDPDKPGENMVPLFESILQFVPAPQGDLEGPAQVLFSNIDYDDYVGRIGIGRVERGRIRDGQSVVLCGHEDGNRNSRIAKLYQFEGLKRVEVTEAALGDIVAVSGITDLNIGETACAPDCVEPLPFVKIDEPTVSMMFMVNNSPFAGKEGKFVTSRNLRDRLFKEVETNVALRVEETDSADTFKVSGRGELHLSILIETMRRQNYEFQVSRPSVIYKTIGGKRCEPIELLMIEVPDQYVGAVMEKLGSRKAEIVNMGTRESGVTHMEFKIPARGLMGYRSEFLTDTNGNGIMNHVFDSYEPYRGDIVQRAQGSLVAHETGPSTAYGLFAAQDRGRLFIGPGVEVYEGMVVGASPKQEDIAVNICKKKHATNTRASGSDDALKLTPFTVLSLEQSLEFIAEDELVEVTPKSVRMRKMVLNKEQRMKQANRNK
- a CDS encoding exonuclease domain-containing protein; the encoded protein is MKLIVLDLEWNGTYSRRLKGYINEIIEFGAVKVDETLTVVDTFHAFVRPQVGKKISGKIRSLTRLRNEDLEDGMLFMQVVSRFKKWAGDAVLLTWGTSDLLALIENCRYFCGDGHIPFLKKYVDLQRYCESRLPGIGSMQMGLSTCAQLLGIDEEESEHHRALNDSVLSLECFRVLYQKEAFESMIQDSDEPDFYPRLTFKTVILSDWEHPLVRQADMSILCDRCGLEAEQLDDWMVRNKSFRADFYCPHCDYRFTGRIQFKLKYDGLIVKKKNLPFQEEPQEELAEDGEEPADLTLDSQNIQEQS
- the pgeF gene encoding peptidoglycan editing factor PgeF; translation: MLNQMELHETDGVEYLTFPLLEQYPQLLHSFSTRVGGVSEGEFESLNFRRGDSENNILENYRRICSAVGYDFNGLVASAQDHHTVLRYVTEQEKGIGITKPSDMESVDGLYTDVPGITLVTSYADCVPLYFFDPTRNVIALAHAGWRGTVQRIGEKMTETLCRQFGCSTHDLLAGIGPSIGPCCYEVDETVREQVMQHDDLLPEELLAEQENGKYLLDLWECNRRILVLAGIPDENISVGEVCTKCHPELFFSHRLMGEKRGGMVAMMCLREAQPLDS
- a CDS encoding radical SAM protein — protein: MTLEECTLCPRRCGVRREPSKGGGFCHMGSHPVVARAALHFWEEPCISGTRGSGTVFFTGCTLGCVFCQNYDISTRREVGQELTVTQLAEVFQRLVEQGAHNINLVSPTQFAQPIAEALKLQKLPVPVVYNSSGYETVETLKMLEGLVDVYLPDLKYVSSEIAARYSGAADYPDYAKRAILEMVRQTGEARFDEQGLLVKGTVVRHLILPGHTRESIAVLGWLKEHLPTGVPVSLMAQYVPCGKAEQYPEINRPITAREFHKVEEYLMECGLDGFVQERSSAQKTYIPPFHLEGLEFLSESE
- a CDS encoding FtsW/RodA/SpoVE family cell cycle protein, yielding MSRTLDSFQLYFRRTNKLLWLLMIAISVYGLLLVASVTRAFSVNYFNTQLVAVILGYVAAIILTRLNYREISNYWYLVAGFCIFLIVYTLLFGHSASGSSGVDARAWIKLPGGVTFQPSELAKIGFMITFPKHLSVLEERGLLKNPLYVVSLGVHALIPMLLTQMQGDTGAAVIFFCMFLAMSFAAGIQLRYFALVFGAMLIGAPLAWKYVLADYQKTRLINLMNPEADPLGAGLQQIQGKISIGSGQLFGRGLFEGPRVARNSVPVQQSDFIFSVAGEELGFIGTSLVLILILALLITVLYCARKASDPLGSYMCFGFFGMIASQTIFNVGMCLSLLPVMGVTLPFFSAGGSSTACFYLGFGLVQSVYLFQHDTDKVRLRL